In a genomic window of Mycolicibacillus parakoreensis:
- a CDS encoding class III extradiol ring-cleavage dioxygenase family protein, whose product MLTAVAIIPSAPVVVPELAGDADEDLTALRSAVHTAVAGLPRRWVVLGCGQTDAVIPEHSSGTFAGFGVDLTVRLGPDAAAEVQPLPLCALIAGWARAAAPPDTGAEVHVYADHPDRARAAGRRLRAGLEASARPVGALVVADGAITLTPGAPGGHRPADRAAQCHLDTALRGGDIAALSALPPAIRGRAAFAALAGLSEPGPRAAVELYCAAPYGVGYFVGTWAP is encoded by the coding sequence GTGCTGACCGCGGTCGCGATCATCCCGTCGGCGCCGGTCGTGGTTCCCGAGCTCGCCGGTGACGCCGACGAGGACCTCACCGCGCTGCGGTCGGCGGTGCACACCGCGGTGGCCGGGTTGCCGCGACGCTGGGTGGTGCTCGGCTGTGGGCAGACCGACGCGGTCATACCCGAACACAGCAGCGGCACCTTCGCCGGATTCGGCGTGGACCTGACGGTGCGGCTGGGGCCCGACGCCGCCGCCGAGGTGCAGCCGCTGCCGCTGTGCGCGTTGATCGCCGGGTGGGCGCGGGCGGCGGCCCCGCCGGACACCGGTGCCGAGGTGCACGTCTACGCCGACCACCCCGATCGGGCTCGGGCCGCCGGGCGCCGGCTGCGCGCCGGCCTCGAGGCTTCGGCTCGACCGGTCGGGGCGCTGGTCGTCGCCGACGGGGCGATCACGTTGACCCCCGGGGCGCCCGGGGGGCACCGGCCCGCCGACCGCGCCGCCCAGTGCCACCTCGACACCGCGCTGCGCGGCGGTGACATCGCGGCGCTGAGCGCGCTGCCGCCGGCGATCCGCGGTCGGGCGGCGTTCGCGGCGCTGGCCGGGCTGAGCGAGCCCGGGCCGCGCGCGGCCGTCGAGCTGTACTGCGCCGCGCCCTACGGGGTGGGCTACTTCGTCGGCACCTGGGCGCCGTGA
- a CDS encoding DMT family transporter — MTTNAIIAVALALCAALASAIGDVIRQRSAQEVTDKERVGHLELFRMSLRDVRFWGGGVAAVANYGLQAAALVYGSVMLVTGLQVTALLFALPIYARLTRHGVSRAEWWWAGVLAGALAVVVVVGDPVEGSHRAPTAMWVTVAVVLVTVLVVCVVAARIYSGRPAAAVLLAVVAGTSLAVFAVLTKVLVDTLRADGAMAVLRAPELLPWLAATLAGMIFQQSSFRAGALTASMPTITVAKPLVASVLGVLLLNETIDAGGTEDVAVAIGVGLVIVATVSLARGEAATMAARSGGRDTIRPEPLPSTG, encoded by the coding sequence ATGACGACGAACGCGATCATCGCCGTGGCGCTGGCGCTGTGCGCGGCGCTGGCCTCGGCGATCGGCGACGTGATCCGGCAACGCTCCGCCCAGGAGGTCACCGACAAGGAGCGCGTCGGACACCTGGAGCTGTTCCGGATGTCGCTGCGCGACGTGCGGTTCTGGGGCGGGGGGGTCGCCGCGGTCGCCAACTACGGGCTGCAGGCCGCCGCGCTGGTCTACGGCTCGGTGATGTTGGTGACCGGACTGCAGGTCACCGCGCTGCTGTTCGCGCTGCCGATCTACGCGCGCCTCACCCGCCACGGGGTCAGCCGCGCCGAGTGGTGGTGGGCCGGGGTACTCGCCGGCGCCCTGGCGGTGGTGGTCGTGGTCGGCGACCCCGTCGAGGGCAGCCACCGGGCCCCGACCGCGATGTGGGTCACCGTGGCCGTCGTGCTGGTCACGGTGCTGGTGGTCTGCGTGGTGGCCGCTCGCATCTACTCCGGTCGCCCGGCGGCGGCGGTGCTGCTCGCGGTGGTCGCCGGGACCTCGCTGGCGGTGTTCGCGGTGTTGACCAAGGTGCTCGTCGACACCCTGCGCGCCGACGGCGCGATGGCGGTGCTGCGCGCCCCCGAACTGCTGCCCTGGCTGGCCGCCACCCTGGCCGGGATGATCTTCCAACAGTCGTCGTTTCGTGCCGGGGCGCTCACCGCCTCGATGCCGACGATCACGGTGGCCAAACCACTGGTCGCCAGCGTGCTCGGGGTGTTGCTGCTCAACGAGACCATCGACGCCGGCGGCACCGAAGACGTGGCGGTGGCCATCGGGGTGGGGCTGGTGATCGTGGCGACGGTGTCGCTGGCCCGTGGCGAGGCCGCCACCATGGCCGCGCGCTCCGGCGGCCGCGACACCATCCGCCCCGAACCGCTGCCGTCGACCGGTTAG
- a CDS encoding DUF349 domain-containing protein: MTPPETSPDPAGRAPKPRPAPRPGPGPRPAVAPLPTVVAPAGSDPRRFGRVDDDGTVWLITASGERTVGSWQAGDPDAAFAHFGRRFDDLSTEVALLEERLAAGSGDARKIRASAAALAETLPTAAVLGDVDALADRLALIVEHADSAVTADRQRRDAVRADATARKEALAAEAEDLAANATQWKAAGDRLRAILDEWRTIRGVDRRTDDTLWKRYSAARETFNRRRGSHFADLDRERAAAKTAKQRLCVRAEELSGSTDWAATSRAFRDLLAQWKAAGRAPRDVDDALWQRFKAAQDVFFTARNAASAERDAELQANAAAKEELLARAERLDVGNLKAARAALRSITDKWDSLGKAPRDQSGELERRLRAVEKKVRDAADAGRVDPEAQARADQFRVRAEQFERQAHKAQEAGRTSEAAEAAANAAQWRQWAEAAAAAVQRRP, from the coding sequence ATGACTCCCCCCGAGACCTCCCCCGACCCGGCGGGCCGCGCACCCAAACCCAGACCGGCGCCCCGCCCCGGCCCGGGCCCGCGCCCGGCGGTCGCCCCGCTGCCGACCGTGGTCGCCCCGGCCGGCAGCGACCCCCGACGGTTCGGCCGGGTCGACGACGACGGCACCGTCTGGCTGATCACCGCGAGCGGCGAACGCACCGTCGGATCGTGGCAGGCCGGTGACCCCGACGCGGCGTTCGCCCATTTCGGCCGCCGGTTCGATGATCTGAGCACCGAGGTCGCGCTGTTGGAGGAGCGACTGGCCGCCGGCAGCGGCGATGCGCGCAAAATCCGGGCGTCGGCCGCGGCGCTGGCCGAGACCCTGCCGACCGCCGCGGTGCTCGGCGACGTCGATGCCCTGGCCGACCGGCTGGCCCTGATCGTGGAGCACGCCGACTCCGCGGTCACCGCCGACCGGCAGCGCCGCGACGCCGTGCGGGCCGACGCCACCGCCCGCAAGGAGGCGCTGGCCGCCGAGGCCGAGGACCTCGCGGCCAACGCCACCCAGTGGAAGGCGGCCGGCGACCGGTTGCGCGCGATCCTCGACGAGTGGCGCACCATCCGCGGGGTGGACCGCCGAACCGATGACACGCTGTGGAAGCGGTATTCGGCCGCCCGGGAGACGTTCAACCGTCGGCGCGGCTCCCACTTCGCCGACCTGGACCGCGAACGCGCGGCCGCCAAGACCGCCAAGCAGCGGCTGTGTGTGCGCGCCGAAGAGCTCAGCGGCTCCACCGACTGGGCGGCCACCAGCCGGGCGTTCCGCGACCTGCTGGCGCAGTGGAAGGCCGCCGGGCGCGCGCCCCGTGATGTCGACGACGCGCTGTGGCAGCGCTTCAAGGCCGCCCAGGACGTGTTCTTCACCGCCCGCAACGCCGCCAGCGCCGAGCGGGACGCCGAGCTGCAGGCCAACGCCGCCGCCAAGGAGGAGCTGTTGGCCCGGGCGGAGAGACTCGACGTCGGCAACCTCAAGGCGGCCCGCGCGGCGCTGCGGTCGATCACCGACAAGTGGGACTCCCTGGGCAAGGCGCCCCGCGATCAGTCCGGTGAGCTCGAACGCCGGTTGCGTGCGGTGGAGAAGAAGGTCCGCGACGCCGCCGACGCCGGCCGGGTCGACCCGGAGGCGCAGGCCCGCGCCGACCAGTTCCGGGTCCGCGCCGAACAGTTCGAACGGCAGGCGCACAAAGCCCAGGAGGCCGGACGCACCAGCGAGGCCGCCGAGGCCGCGGCCAACGCCGCCCAGTGGCGGCAGTGGGCGGAGGCCGCGGCGGCGGCGGTGCAGCGCAGGCCCTGA
- a CDS encoding Rv2732c family membrane protein, producing MSADTPEPPDDTAAFDAYRGDLERVERRIAREIEPGGRGVVVAILVFVLLASFILPHTGDVRGWDLLFGSEDATVADVTLPMRVFGWLALVFGVGFSMLALMTRRWAVAWVALAGSATASVLGLLAVWSRQTAPAGQPGPAVGLLIAWFVLIALTFHWARVVWSRTVVQLAAEQDRRRAVGEQQAKKLLDDTPPPDDPGSPGRPDDPAP from the coding sequence ATGAGCGCCGACACCCCCGAACCGCCCGACGACACCGCGGCCTTCGACGCCTACCGCGGCGACCTGGAACGGGTCGAACGGCGCATCGCCCGCGAGATCGAACCCGGCGGGCGCGGCGTGGTGGTGGCGATCCTGGTCTTCGTGCTGCTGGCGTCGTTCATCCTGCCGCACACCGGCGACGTGCGCGGCTGGGATCTGCTGTTCGGCTCGGAGGACGCCACCGTCGCCGACGTGACCCTGCCGATGCGGGTGTTCGGCTGGCTGGCGCTGGTGTTCGGCGTCGGCTTCTCGATGTTGGCGTTGATGACCCGCCGCTGGGCGGTGGCGTGGGTGGCGCTGGCCGGCTCGGCCACCGCCAGCGTGCTCGGCCTGCTGGCGGTCTGGAGCCGTCAGACCGCCCCGGCCGGTCAGCCCGGCCCGGCGGTGGGGCTGCTCATCGCCTGGTTCGTGCTGATCGCGTTGACCTTCCACTGGGCACGGGTGGTGTGGTCGCGCACCGTGGTGCAGCTGGCCGCCGAACAGGATCGGCGGCGCGCGGTCGGGGAACAGCAAGCCAAAAAACTGCTCGACGACACCCCGCCGCCCGACGACCCCGGTTCCCCCGGCCGGCCCGACGACCCGGCCCCTTAG
- the miaB gene encoding tRNA (N6-isopentenyl adenosine(37)-C2)-methylthiotransferase MiaB: MQAAQTAPAAPTAGAATRRSYQIRTYGCQMNVHDSERLAGLLEAAGYVRAPDGADADVVVFNTCAVRENADNKLYGNLSHLAPRKQRDPDMQIAVGGCLAQKDKSAVLTRAPWVDVVFGTHNIGSLPVLLERARHNQTAQVEIVEALQEFPSTLPAARESAYAAWVSISVGCNNSCTFCIVPSLRGREVDRSPADILAEVRALAAEGVVEITLLGQNVNAYGVSFADPTLARNRGAFAELLRSCGAVDGLERVRFTSPHPAEFTDDVIEAMAQTPNVCPNLHMPLQSGSDRVLRAMRRSYRAEKFLAILDRVRAAMPHAAITTDLIVGFPGETEADFADTLEVVRRARFSSAFTFQYSPRPGTPAAELDGQVPKAVVQQRYDRLIAVQEQISLEENRDQVGRTVELLVATGEGRKDAQTARMSGRARDGRLVHFAPGEHPVRPGDIVTTTVTGAAPHHLIADAALRTHRRTRAGDAHEAGRRPRGVGLGMPGIGAPTVAPASTGCAR; this comes from the coding sequence CTGCAGGCGGCGCAGACCGCTCCGGCGGCCCCCACGGCGGGGGCGGCGACGAGGCGCAGCTACCAGATCCGTACCTACGGCTGCCAGATGAACGTCCACGATTCGGAACGGCTGGCCGGGCTGCTGGAGGCGGCCGGCTACGTGCGCGCCCCCGACGGCGCCGACGCCGACGTGGTGGTGTTCAACACCTGCGCGGTGCGGGAGAACGCCGACAACAAGCTCTACGGCAACCTCAGCCATCTGGCCCCGCGCAAACAACGTGACCCCGACATGCAGATCGCCGTCGGCGGGTGTCTGGCCCAAAAGGACAAGTCCGCGGTGCTGACGCGGGCACCGTGGGTCGACGTGGTGTTCGGCACCCACAACATCGGATCGCTGCCGGTGCTGCTGGAGCGCGCCCGCCACAACCAGACCGCCCAGGTCGAGATCGTCGAGGCGCTGCAGGAGTTCCCCTCCACGCTGCCGGCCGCCCGCGAATCCGCCTACGCCGCCTGGGTGTCGATCTCGGTGGGCTGCAACAACAGCTGCACCTTTTGCATCGTGCCGTCGCTGCGCGGCCGGGAGGTCGACCGCAGCCCCGCCGACATCCTGGCCGAGGTGCGCGCGCTGGCCGCCGAGGGGGTCGTCGAGATCACCCTGCTGGGCCAGAACGTCAACGCCTACGGGGTGTCGTTCGCCGATCCCACCCTGGCGCGCAACCGGGGAGCGTTCGCCGAACTGCTGCGTTCCTGCGGTGCGGTCGACGGACTGGAGCGGGTCCGGTTCACCTCCCCGCACCCGGCGGAATTCACCGACGACGTCATCGAGGCGATGGCCCAGACCCCCAATGTGTGCCCGAATCTGCACATGCCGCTGCAGTCGGGATCCGACCGGGTTCTGCGTGCCATGCGCCGCTCGTACCGGGCGGAGAAGTTCCTGGCGATCCTCGACCGGGTGCGCGCGGCGATGCCGCACGCGGCGATCACCACCGACCTCATCGTCGGATTCCCGGGAGAGACCGAGGCCGATTTCGCCGACACCCTCGAGGTGGTGCGCCGTGCCCGGTTCTCCTCGGCGTTCACCTTCCAATACTCCCCGCGCCCGGGCACCCCGGCCGCCGAACTCGACGGGCAGGTGCCCAAGGCGGTGGTCCAGCAGCGCTACGACCGGTTGATCGCCGTGCAGGAACAGATCTCGCTGGAGGAGAACCGCGACCAGGTCGGCCGCACCGTCGAGCTGCTGGTCGCCACCGGGGAGGGGCGCAAAGACGCCCAGACCGCGCGGATGAGCGGGCGGGCCCGCGACGGACGGCTGGTGCACTTCGCCCCCGGCGAGCATCCGGTACGTCCCGGCGACATCGTGACCACCACCGTGACCGGCGCGGCCCCGCACCACCTGATCGCCGACGCGGCGCTGCGCACCCACCGGCGCACCCGGGCCGGGGACGCCCACGAGGCCGGACGGCGGCCCCGGGGGGTCGGGCTGGGGATGCCCGGTATCGGTGCGCCCACCGTGGCGCCGGCGAGCACCGGGTGCGCCCGATGA
- the recX gene encoding recombination regulator RecX has product MTSCPPPSTSERTEQARAYCLRLLTVRARTRAELADKLARRGYPDELSTAVLDRLTEVGLVDDADFAEQWVRSRHRNAGKGRRALVAELRTKGVEEAVIDAALAELDPDTERSRAEQLVTARLRRERLDGDQLKTARRLVAMLSRRGYPPAMAYDVVSSAVALELERRRT; this is encoded by the coding sequence ATGACGTCCTGCCCGCCCCCGTCGACTTCTGAGCGCACCGAGCAGGCGCGGGCCTACTGTCTGCGCCTGCTGACCGTGCGGGCGCGCACCCGCGCAGAGTTGGCCGACAAGCTGGCTCGCCGCGGCTATCCCGACGAGCTGAGCACCGCGGTACTCGACCGCCTGACCGAGGTGGGGCTGGTCGACGACGCCGACTTCGCCGAACAGTGGGTGCGGTCGCGTCACCGCAACGCCGGCAAGGGCCGCCGCGCGCTCGTCGCCGAACTGCGGACCAAAGGCGTCGAGGAGGCGGTGATCGACGCCGCGCTGGCCGAGCTCGATCCCGACACCGAACGCAGCCGTGCCGAACAGTTGGTCACCGCCCGGCTGCGGCGCGAGAGACTCGACGGTGACCAGCTGAAAACCGCGCGGCGGCTGGTGGCGATGCTCAGCCGGCGTGGTTACCCCCCGGCGATGGCCTACGACGTGGTGAGTTCGGCGGTGGCGTTGGAGCTGGAGCGCCGGCGCACCTAG
- the recA gene encoding recombinase RecA: MAQALDREKALDLAMAQIEKSHGKGSVMRLGDEVRQPIAVIPTGSIALDVALGIGGLPRGRIIEIYGPESSGKTTVALHAVANAQAGGGIAAFIDAEHALDPEYARKLGVDTDSLLVSQPDTGEQALEIADTLIRSGALDILVIDSVAALVPRAEIEGEMGDSHVGLQARLMSQALRKMTGALSNSGTTAIFINQLREKIGVMFGSPETTTGGKALKFYASVRLDVRRIETLKDGTDAVGNRTRAKIVKNKVSPPFKQAEFDILYGKGISREGSLIDMGVDQGFIRKSGSWYTYDGEQLGQGKENARNFLLENVDVANEIEKKIKEKLGIGAVLTDELTEGSVDDVLPAPVDF, from the coding sequence ATGGCACAGGCTCTTGACCGCGAGAAAGCCCTCGACCTGGCGATGGCCCAGATCGAGAAGAGTCACGGCAAAGGCTCGGTGATGCGACTGGGCGACGAGGTGCGCCAGCCGATCGCGGTCATCCCGACCGGGTCGATCGCCCTGGACGTGGCGCTGGGCATCGGCGGGCTGCCGCGGGGGCGCATCATCGAGATCTACGGCCCGGAATCCTCCGGGAAGACGACGGTGGCGCTGCACGCGGTGGCCAACGCCCAGGCCGGCGGCGGGATCGCGGCCTTCATCGACGCCGAGCACGCGCTGGACCCCGAATATGCCCGCAAGCTCGGGGTGGACACCGACTCGTTGCTGGTCTCCCAGCCCGACACCGGGGAGCAGGCGTTGGAGATCGCCGACACCCTGATCCGCTCGGGTGCGCTGGACATCCTGGTCATCGACTCGGTGGCGGCGCTGGTGCCGCGCGCCGAGATCGAGGGGGAGATGGGGGACAGCCATGTCGGGCTGCAGGCCCGGCTGATGAGCCAGGCGCTGCGCAAGATGACCGGGGCGTTGAGCAACTCCGGGACCACCGCGATCTTCATCAACCAGCTGCGGGAGAAGATCGGGGTGATGTTCGGCTCGCCGGAGACCACCACGGGCGGCAAGGCGTTGAAGTTCTACGCCTCGGTGCGGCTGGACGTCCGGCGGATCGAGACGCTCAAGGACGGCACCGACGCGGTCGGCAACCGCACCCGCGCCAAGATCGTCAAGAACAAGGTGTCGCCGCCGTTCAAGCAGGCCGAGTTCGACATCCTCTACGGCAAGGGCATCAGTCGCGAGGGGTCGCTGATCGACATGGGCGTCGATCAGGGCTTCATCCGTAAGTCCGGCTCCTGGTACACCTATGACGGGGAGCAACTCGGGCAGGGCAAGGAGAACGCCCGCAACTTCCTGCTGGAGAACGTCGACGTGGCCAACGAGATCGAGAAGAAGATCAAAGAGAAACTCGGCATCGGCGCGGTGCTCACCGACGAGCTGACCGAGGGTTCGGTCGATGACGTCCTGCCCGCCCCCGTCGACTTCTGA
- a CDS encoding DUF3046 domain-containing protein: MRLTEFHELVAERFGAAYGSSVLVDHVVSGFDGRTAAQAIEDGVEPRAVWRGLCADFDVPREHW, translated from the coding sequence GTGCGGCTGACGGAGTTTCATGAGCTGGTTGCCGAGCGGTTCGGTGCGGCCTACGGCTCGTCGGTGCTGGTCGACCACGTGGTGAGCGGGTTCGACGGGCGCACCGCCGCACAGGCCATCGAGGACGGGGTGGAGCCGCGGGCGGTGTGGCGCGGGCTGTGCGCGGACTTCGATGTGCCCCGCGAGCACTGGTGA
- a CDS encoding glycosyltransferase, giving the protein MRVVVVAGPDPGHCFPAIALCQRLSAAGDSATLLTGTAWLDTAHRAGVQAAELLGLEVTAADDDLDAGAKIHQRAARMAVLNVPQIRALAPDLVISDVITAAGGMAADLLGMPWVELNPHPLYRPSRGLPPIGSGLAPGTGLRGRARDALLRTLSARSWRRGLSQRAAARQGIGLPADDPGPRRRLIATLPALEVPRPDWPAEAVLVGPLHFEPTEAVLAVPPGAGPLVVVAPSTATTGAAGMAELAVQALTPGRTLPAGARLAVSRLTGRPAAVPPWAVVGLGRQDRLLQQADVVVCGGGHGMVAKTLLAGVPLVLVPGGGDQWEIANRVVRQGSGELVRPLTEAALAAAVATVLQEPRYRAAAARAAAGAATVHDPVAVCHEVVHRH; this is encoded by the coding sequence GTGCGTGTCGTGGTGGTCGCCGGACCCGATCCCGGCCATTGCTTCCCGGCGATCGCGTTGTGTCAGCGTCTGAGTGCCGCCGGCGATTCGGCCACCCTGCTCACCGGCACCGCGTGGCTCGACACCGCCCACCGCGCCGGGGTGCAGGCCGCCGAGCTGCTCGGCCTGGAGGTCACCGCCGCCGACGACGACCTGGACGCCGGCGCCAAGATCCACCAGCGGGCCGCCCGGATGGCGGTGCTCAACGTGCCGCAGATCCGGGCGCTCGCCCCCGACCTGGTGATCAGCGACGTCATCACCGCCGCCGGCGGCATGGCCGCCGACCTGCTCGGGATGCCCTGGGTGGAGCTCAACCCGCATCCGCTGTACCGCCCGTCGCGGGGACTGCCCCCGATCGGCAGCGGTCTGGCCCCCGGCACCGGGCTGCGCGGGCGGGCGCGCGACGCGCTGCTGCGCACCCTGAGCGCGCGTTCATGGCGGCGGGGGCTGAGCCAACGTGCGGCGGCCCGGCAAGGCATCGGGCTGCCCGCCGACGACCCCGGGCCCCGTCGGCGACTCATCGCCACCCTGCCGGCCCTGGAGGTGCCCCGCCCGGACTGGCCGGCCGAGGCGGTGCTGGTCGGTCCGCTGCATTTCGAACCGACCGAGGCGGTGCTGGCGGTCCCGCCGGGGGCGGGACCGCTGGTGGTGGTGGCCCCGTCGACGGCGACCACCGGGGCCGCCGGGATGGCCGAACTCGCCGTGCAGGCGCTGACCCCGGGCCGCACGCTGCCGGCCGGGGCGCGGCTGGCGGTCTCCCGGTTGACCGGGCGCCCCGCCGCGGTCCCCCCGTGGGCCGTCGTCGGGCTGGGACGCCAAGACCGGTTGCTGCAGCAGGCCGACGTGGTGGTCTGCGGTGGGGGCCACGGGATGGTCGCCAAGACGCTGCTGGCGGGGGTGCCGCTGGTGCTGGTGCCCGGCGGCGGTGATCAGTGGGAGATCGCCAACCGGGTGGTCCGGCAGGGCAGCGGGGAGTTGGTGCGTCCGCTCACCGAGGCGGCCCTGGCCGCGGCGGTGGCGACGGTGCTGCAGGAGCCGCGCTACCGGGCGGCGGCGGCCCGGGCCGCCGCCGGTGCCGCGACGGTGCACGACCCGGTGGCGGTCTGCCACGAGGTCGTGCACCGGCACTGA
- a CDS encoding limonene-1,2-epoxide hydrolase family protein, whose protein sequence is MTDQIPTPLPADHVGRVDALLGALQDQDFDLLAEVLDENVVYQNVGLPTVRGRRAVVSMLRRMQGRIGFEVKTHRAATDGASVLNERTDVLIIGPLRLQFWVCGVFEVHDNRITLWRDYFDMADIFKATVRGLVGAVIPALRPSL, encoded by the coding sequence ATGACCGACCAGATTCCGACTCCGCTGCCCGCCGACCACGTCGGTCGCGTCGACGCCCTGCTGGGCGCGCTGCAGGACCAGGACTTCGACCTGCTTGCCGAGGTCCTCGATGAGAACGTCGTCTACCAAAACGTCGGGCTGCCGACCGTTCGCGGCCGCCGTGCGGTGGTGTCGATGCTGCGCCGGATGCAGGGCCGGATCGGGTTCGAGGTGAAAACCCACCGCGCCGCCACCGACGGGGCGAGCGTGCTCAACGAACGCACCGATGTGTTGATCATCGGGCCGCTGCGGCTGCAATTCTGGGTGTGCGGGGTCTTCGAGGTCCACGACAATCGAATCACCCTGTGGCGCGACTACTTCGACATGGCCGATATATTCAAGGCGACCGTGCGGGGGCTCGTCGGCGCGGTGATCCCCGCGCTGCGTCCGAGTCTGTGA
- the pspM gene encoding phage shock envelope stress response protein PspM, which yields MARRAVAALIEAADLVAHKVGVAAEPRARQLRRRRRALRWGLIATVTCVFWALATAVFASWTTPVWVLIITSAIAAGAAIPATLLLLRYRWLRSLPLPAARPSPARRLPPPGSAARPAMWALGASERGLFSLLGVLERGQLLPDSEIRQLKDAATGTAATMAATASEVVSMEKALNASPYSRDHLTPTINAFTAQLGGGVRQYNEMVTAAAQLVSAADSPMSRQRYHAELTGATDRLRSWAYAFDELAAMHRS from the coding sequence GTGGCGCGGCGCGCGGTCGCGGCGCTGATCGAGGCCGCCGATCTGGTGGCCCACAAGGTCGGAGTCGCCGCCGAACCCCGGGCCCGCCAGCTGCGCCGTCGGCGTCGGGCGCTGCGCTGGGGCCTGATCGCCACGGTCACCTGCGTGTTCTGGGCCCTGGCGACCGCGGTCTTCGCCTCCTGGACCACTCCGGTCTGGGTGTTGATCATCACCAGCGCGATCGCCGCCGGTGCGGCGATCCCGGCGACGCTGCTGCTGCTGCGCTATCGGTGGCTGCGGTCGCTGCCGCTGCCGGCGGCGCGCCCGAGCCCGGCGCGGCGGCTGCCCCCACCGGGGTCGGCGGCCCGCCCGGCGATGTGGGCGCTGGGTGCCTCCGAACGCGGATTGTTCTCCCTTCTGGGAGTGTTGGAGCGCGGACAGCTTCTCCCCGACAGCGAGATTCGGCAACTGAAGGACGCCGCCACCGGAACCGCGGCCACCATGGCGGCCACCGCCAGCGAGGTGGTGTCGATGGAGAAGGCGCTGAACGCCTCGCCGTATTCGCGTGACCACCTGACCCCCACGATCAACGCGTTCACTGCGCAGCTCGGCGGCGGGGTGCGTCAGTACAATGAAATGGTCACCGCCGCAGCGCAATTAGTCTCGGCTGCCGACTCGCCGATGAGCCGTCAGCGTTATCACGCCGAGCTGACCGGGGCGACCGATCGGCTGCGGAGCTGGGCGTATGCCTTCGATGAACTCGCCGCGATGCACCGCAGCTGA
- the pspA gene encoding phage shock protein PspA → MANPFVKAWKYLTALFNAKIDEHADPKVQIQQAIEEAQRAHQALTQQAAQVIGNQRQLEMRLNRQLADIEKLQVNVRQAVTLADQADAAGDSAKATEYNNAAEAFAAQLVTAEQSVEDLKVLHDQALQAAGQAKKSVEQNAMMLQQKIAERTKLLSQLEQAKMQEQVSASLRSMSELAAPGNTPSLDEVRDKIERRYANALGAAELAQNSVQGRMAEVEQAGVQMAGHSRLEQIRASMRGEALPSGGAGTAAGTATDRPARSADAASPAPPDPVRRTGTPENPLGR, encoded by the coding sequence ATGGCCAACCCGTTCGTCAAGGCATGGAAGTATCTGACGGCGCTGTTCAACGCGAAGATCGATGAGCACGCCGACCCGAAGGTCCAGATCCAACAGGCCATCGAAGAGGCCCAGCGCGCCCACCAGGCGTTGACCCAGCAGGCCGCGCAGGTGATCGGCAACCAGCGGCAACTGGAGATGCGGCTCAACCGCCAACTGGCCGACATCGAAAAACTGCAGGTCAACGTCCGTCAGGCGGTGACGCTGGCCGACCAGGCCGATGCGGCCGGCGACTCCGCCAAGGCCACCGAATACAACAACGCCGCCGAGGCGTTCGCCGCGCAGTTGGTGACCGCCGAGCAGAGTGTGGAGGATCTCAAGGTGCTCCACGATCAGGCCCTGCAGGCGGCGGGGCAGGCCAAGAAGTCGGTTGAACAGAACGCGATGATGCTGCAGCAGAAGATCGCCGAGCGCACCAAACTGCTCAGCCAGCTCGAGCAGGCCAAGATGCAAGAGCAGGTCAGCGCCTCGCTGCGGTCGATGAGCGAGCTGGCCGCGCCCGGAAACACCCCGAGTCTCGATGAGGTCCGCGACAAGATCGAACGACGCTACGCCAACGCGCTCGGCGCCGCCGAGCTCGCCCAGAACTCGGTGCAGGGCCGGATGGCGGAGGTCGAGCAGGCCGGCGTGCAGATGGCCGGTCACTCGCGGCTGGAGCAGATCCGCGCCTCGATGCGCGGGGAGGCGTTGCCCTCCGGGGGCGCCGGCACGGCGGCCGGGACCGCGACAGACCGGCCCGCGCGATCGGCCGATGCCGCATCACCGGCACCGCCGGATCCGGTGCGCCGGACCGGCACACCGGAAAACCCCTTGGGACGGTAG
- a CDS encoding helix-turn-helix domain-containing protein yields the protein MTVLLREVIGDVLRQTRTAQGRTLREVSDSARVSLGYLSEVERGRKEASSELLNAICSALAVPLATVLSAAGDQVRSTEVPATAAAFDPDLKVVIPPAAALSAV from the coding sequence ATGACGGTATTGCTGCGCGAGGTGATCGGCGACGTGCTGCGCCAGACCCGAACCGCGCAGGGGCGCACGCTGCGGGAGGTCTCCGACAGCGCCCGGGTCAGCCTGGGGTATCTCTCCGAAGTCGAGCGCGGCCGCAAGGAAGCCTCCAGTGAACTGCTCAACGCGATCTGCTCGGCGCTGGCGGTGCCGCTGGCGACCGTGCTCAGCGCGGCCGGCGACCAGGTGCGCTCCACCGAGGTCCCGGCGACGGCGGCGGCGTTCGATCCGGACCTCAAGGTGGTGATCCCGCCGGCAGCGGCGCTGAGCGCCGTCTGA